The following are encoded in a window of Panicum virgatum strain AP13 chromosome 5N, P.virgatum_v5, whole genome shotgun sequence genomic DNA:
- the LOC120672304 gene encoding uncharacterized protein LOC120672304, whose translation MADARRVAPPPARSLRFTHAPPPVDRSGVGLVPRPGPARPLLVDAAVLVAFLAPLGVRQHRLAVRSQRTSSAAASTACPSTMSRRIAVIPLAAFAARRLGIPPRTARDLGGTRRWPVVVGNRFVVLLGLLTPRRRATTCVRGIPLPPLPRLRRHRALLVAPTPAPPQSARLLLLERNGVRRICRSFLTLTSSSSRNLRAPHQPVIRPDARRSVLACCHATVTFRRVRTTSPVTLWSSWWSALGRAARSGAGSSRYTDPKGRLGPAVQEVAQACHRRSRFHEV comes from the exons ATGGCGGATGCTCGCCGGGTCGCACCACCTCCAGCGCGCTCTCTGCGTTTCACTCACGCCCCCCCACCTGTGGATCGCTCGGGCGTCGGTCTGGTTCCGCGTCCTGGCCCTGCTCGTCCGCTGTTGGTCGACGCCGCCGTGCTCGTGGCGTTCCTAGCGCCACTCGGCGTCCGGcagcaccgcctcgccgtccggtCCCAGCGGACCTCGTCGGCCGCTGCTTCAACTGCTTGTCCTTCGACCATGTCGCGGCGCATTGCCGTAATCCCTCTCGCTGCCTTCGCTGCGAGGAGGTTGGGCATTCCGCCAAGAACTGCAAGAGATCTCGGCGGGACGCGCCGCTGGCCTGTGGTCGTGGGCAACCGGTTCGTCGTCCTGCTCGGGCTCctgacgccgcggcggcgcgcaacaACCTGCGTGCGTGGCATTCCGCTGCCTCCGCTTCCACGGCTTCGTCGGCATCGGGCTCTACTGGTCGCTCCTACTCCGGCCCCTCCTCAATCTGCGCGGCTTCTCCTGCTCGAGAGGAACGGCGTCCGGAGGATATGCCGGTCGTTCCTGACCCTGACCTCCTCGTCGAGCAGGAACCTCCGAGCCCCCCACCAGCCGGTCATCCGTCCAGATGCCCGGCGATCCGTTCTTGCGTGCTGCCACGCGACGGTCACCTTCAGGCGCGTGAGGACCACCTCGCCAGTCACGCTCTGGTCGTCCTGGTGGTCGGCACTCGGCCGCGCTGCCCG TTCTGGAGCTGGTTCTTCAAGGTACACCGACCCCAAGGGAAGACTTGGTCCTGCAGTTCAAGAGGTGGCACAGGCATGCCACCGCCGAAGCCGATTCCATGAAGTTTAG